A stretch of the Staphylococcus sp. NRL 16/872 genome encodes the following:
- a CDS encoding Cof-type HAD-IIB family hydrolase, producing MSNFKVIVMDMDDTLVNSDNKVSPETKEYLIDIQNQGYKVVLASGRPTEGMMPVAKALHLDKHDSYIISYNGGKTIKVATEEIKVSKSVSKEDFDEIVDFCREKNFLVLTYQDGHIIHDGDHEYREIESQVTGLPMKRVEDIKKYINEDVPKVMGVDYVENITNARDALHGSFNSNIDVTTSKPFFLEFMAKDVSKGNAIKALCEKLDIPLEEVVCFGDSLNDQSMFEVVGYSVAMGNATEELKEVADRVTLDNDSNGIPVALKEIL from the coding sequence ATGAGTAATTTCAAAGTGATAGTTATGGATATGGATGATACTTTAGTAAATAGTGATAATAAAGTAAGTCCTGAAACAAAAGAATATTTAATAGATATCCAAAACCAAGGTTATAAAGTAGTGTTGGCTTCCGGACGACCAACAGAGGGAATGATGCCAGTAGCTAAAGCGTTACATCTAGACAAACATGATAGTTATATCATTAGTTATAACGGTGGAAAAACAATCAAAGTAGCCACTGAAGAAATAAAAGTAAGTAAAAGTGTTTCAAAAGAAGACTTTGATGAAATTGTAGACTTCTGTAGAGAAAAAAACTTTCTAGTGCTTACTTATCAAGATGGTCATATTATTCACGATGGCGATCATGAATATAGAGAGATTGAATCCCAAGTTACAGGTTTACCAATGAAAAGGGTAGAGGATATTAAAAAGTACATTAATGAAGATGTCCCTAAAGTGATGGGTGTAGATTATGTAGAGAATATTACGAATGCAAGAGATGCTTTACATGGTTCATTTAACTCCAACATTGATGTCACTACGAGTAAACCATTTTTCCTAGAGTTTATGGCTAAAGATGTTTCTAAAGGTAATGCTATTAAAGCTTTATGTGAAAAATTAGACATTCCTTTAGAAGAGGTTGTATGCTTTGGGGATAGTTTAAATGACCAATCTATGTTTGAAGTAGTTGGATATTCTGTAGCAATGGGAAATGCTACTGAAGAACTGAAAGAAGTTGCAGATAGAGTAACATTAGATAATGATTCTAATGGTATTCCTGTAGCTTTAAAAGAAATCTTATAA
- the thrB gene encoding homoserine kinase, protein MNKYLHLKIPASTANLGVGFDSIGMAIDKYLNLYIHRIEGDEWEFDYLSPELNSLPNNKDNYIYQVAQQVAAKYNIALPALKIEMRSDIPLARGLGSSASALVGALYIANYFGNIQLSKYELLQLATEIEGHPDNVAPTIYGGLLAGYYNPETKETNVAHIEVPDVDIILTIPPYELKTEDSRNVLPDNFSHKKAIQNSAISNTMICALIQHNYELAGKMMGQDGFHEPFRQHLIPEFEQVKALANKYDAYATVISGAGPTILTFSRKEKSGELVRTLKHQITNCHSELATINQVGVVEQIVYPS, encoded by the coding sequence ATGAATAAATATTTGCACCTTAAGATTCCAGCATCAACTGCTAATTTAGGGGTAGGATTTGATTCGATTGGAATGGCTATCGACAAATATTTAAATTTATATATTCATAGAATTGAAGGAGACGAGTGGGAATTTGATTATTTAAGTCCAGAATTAAATAGTCTTCCTAACAATAAAGATAATTATATTTATCAAGTCGCCCAACAAGTTGCTGCTAAATATAATATTGCTTTACCAGCTTTAAAGATTGAAATGAGAAGTGACATTCCATTAGCGAGAGGATTAGGATCTTCAGCATCTGCTTTAGTTGGGGCATTGTATATCGCTAATTATTTTGGAAATATACAGCTTTCAAAATATGAGTTACTTCAATTGGCGACAGAAATTGAAGGGCATCCTGATAACGTAGCACCAACAATATATGGTGGATTATTAGCAGGTTATTATAATCCTGAGACGAAAGAAACAAATGTAGCTCATATTGAGGTGCCTGATGTTGATATTATTTTAACTATCCCTCCATATGAGTTAAAAACTGAAGATTCACGAAATGTATTACCAGATAATTTTTCACATAAGAAAGCAATTCAAAATAGTGCGATTAGTAATACAATGATTTGTGCTTTAATACAGCATAATTATGAACTTGCTGGAAAAATGATGGGGCAAGATGGTTTTCATGAACCGTTTCGTCAACATTTGATACCGGAATTTGAACAGGTAAAAGCGTTAGCCAACAAATATGATGCCTATGCTACAGTAATTAGTGGTGCGGGACCAACGATCTTAACGTTTAGTCGTAAAGAAAAAAGTGGTGAGTTAGTTAGAACGTTAAAGCACCAAATTACCAATTGTCATTCTGAATTAGCGACGATTAACCAAGTAGGTGTAGTTGAACAAATTGTGTATCCTTCCTAA
- the thrC gene encoding threonine synthase: protein MKRWQGLVEEFKEYLPVNEDTPHLTLNEGHTPLIHCENLSAMLNIDLYVKFEGANPTGSFKDRGMVMAVTKAKEQCKKVVICASTGNTSASAAAYAARAGLKAIVVIPEGKIALGKLSQAVMYGAEIVSIEGNFDEALEIVKEIAANDDEIELVNSVNPYRIEGQKTGAFEIVEQLEQAPDVLAIPVGNAGNITAYWKGFKEYHEKKGSQLPQLFGFQAEGASPIVQNKVIKNPETIATAIRIGNPASWTKATKALEESNGLIDSVTDEEILEAYQLMTSKEGVFSEPASNASIAGLIKLHRAGKLPKDKKVVAILTGNGLKDPDTAISILDNPIQPLPNDKASIIDYIKGAL from the coding sequence ATGAAAAGATGGCAAGGATTAGTAGAAGAATTTAAAGAATATTTACCTGTGAATGAAGACACACCTCATTTAACACTTAATGAAGGCCATACACCACTTATCCATTGTGAGAATTTATCAGCAATGTTAAACATCGACTTATATGTCAAATTTGAGGGTGCAAATCCTACAGGTTCTTTTAAAGATCGTGGGATGGTAATGGCTGTCACAAAAGCAAAAGAACAATGTAAAAAAGTAGTGATTTGTGCTTCAACTGGTAATACATCAGCTTCTGCAGCAGCCTATGCCGCTAGAGCAGGTTTGAAAGCAATAGTCGTCATTCCTGAAGGTAAAATCGCGTTAGGAAAGTTATCCCAAGCTGTAATGTATGGCGCTGAAATCGTTTCGATTGAAGGTAATTTCGATGAAGCTTTAGAAATCGTTAAAGAAATAGCGGCAAATGATGATGAAATTGAATTAGTTAATTCAGTTAATCCATATCGTATCGAAGGTCAAAAAACAGGCGCATTTGAAATTGTTGAACAATTAGAACAAGCACCGGATGTATTAGCAATCCCAGTAGGAAATGCTGGAAATATTACTGCATATTGGAAAGGATTTAAAGAATATCACGAGAAAAAAGGTAGCCAATTACCACAATTGTTTGGCTTCCAAGCAGAAGGCGCATCTCCAATCGTTCAAAATAAAGTAATTAAAAATCCTGAAACAATTGCAACAGCTATTAGAATTGGAAATCCTGCTAGCTGGACGAAAGCGACAAAAGCTTTAGAAGAATCTAACGGTTTGATTGATAGTGTAACAGATGAAGAAATTTTAGAAGCTTACCAATTAATGACTTCTAAAGAAGGCGTATTTAGTGAACCTGCAAGTAACGCTTCTATTGCTGGGCTCATTAAATTACATCGTGCAGGTAAGTTACCTAAAGATAAAAAAGTTGTAGCTATTTTAACTGGTAATGGCTTAAAAGACCCTGACACAGCCATTTCTATTTTAGATAATCCTATTCAACCGCTTCCGAATGATAAAGCAAGTATTATTGATTATATTAAAGGAGCATTATAA